The following DNA comes from Rosa rugosa chromosome 5, drRosRugo1.1, whole genome shotgun sequence.
TTTGTTGAACTCATTCACTACTACTTGGTTATTATTTACTTGAGGTACATATGTCAACAGGGAAAACTGACATTGCCATGGATTTATCAGAAGATGGTCAACTGTCAAATAATTATGCAAAGTACAATATGCAGATGCCTAGACAACAAAGACACAATCTACGGATGCTTGAAAAATCACTTTCACGGGAGATAGATCTTGAGAagaaattaactcaatcaagACAAAATGAGGAGCAACTTCAGTTAAAGCTACACTATACAGAACAGGTAGCGGTTCGCATGGAAGAAGCAGCAGAAGGTATTTGGGGAAGATTTTTAGAGGCAGAGAATGCTGCTGAGGTGCTCCAGGGGATTTCAAAGGATTTATTAGGGAGACTGCAGCTTCTGAATTTCAATCTGAACGGTTCAATTCACCGTGAAAGCGACTTAAAATCCAAACTTCAAGATTGTTTAGGAGAGCTTCAAGCAAAAGATGCTGCTTTACAGAAGCTAGAGCATATCAGTGCAGAAAACATGACCAAAGATGCTGAGATATCAACTTTGAGAGAAAAGGTGCTGTTTCTTGAAAAACAGCTGAAAGAATCCAAGCTCCAGCTGAAGAATGCAAATGCAACCAATGAATCAAGTCTAGAGAAACTTAGAGAAAAGGAGACTTTGGTTGAGTCTATGAAAGAAAGAATCTACAGGGAAGAAGTTAAAACAGAGAGTGCACTACTTAAGGTTGCAGAATTAACCGGGACGAATGTGGAACTCACAGAAGAGATGAATTTTCTCAAAGGAAGTGTTAGTAACACGGAAAAGAAGGTTGGGATTCTCGAGAAGCAGTTAAGGGACGTAGAGATCCAATTACAGAATGCAAAGGCATCTTCTGAAGCAAGTCAAGAGCAGCAGAATAtgttgtattctgcaatttggGATATGGAAACTTTGATTGAAGATCTAAAATCAAAGGTTTCCAAAGCTGAAAATAAGACAGAAACTGCTGAGGAACAATGCATTATGTTATCTGAAAATAACATAGAGCTAAATGCAGAAATAACTGATCTAAGGGGTAGAGTGGAATATTTGCAATCATCTTTGGATCGAGCTAACAATGCAAAACTTGCAAGTGCAAAGGAACTCAATACCAGAATCAAGTTCATTATGGATATGGCAATGCAACTAGCCATAGAAAGGGAGCGCATCCAAAAGCAGG
Coding sequences within:
- the LOC133709917 gene encoding WPP domain-interacting tail-anchored protein 2 isoform X1, producing the protein MEDQAVCDVNVSSPELEIGYTHQGMSASESGAEELESSMKVLTKVDLDLAYSAEKLANLQALMMRLFSQENDLEAMATANNYILADFHEKVLVFNLMSSILDSEVREMDSFMDTLHAEIVDARHTIFSWSHLGELYTAMEEKLYDSEESLKQCQEQVSEVKMLAAKFRRTAIAFAHDNWKTDIAMDLSEDGQLSNNYAKYNMQMPRQQRHNLRMLEKSLSREIDLEKKLTQSRQNEEQLQLKLHYTEQVAVRMEEAAEGIWGRFLEAENAAEVLQGISKDLLGRLQLLNFNLNGSIHRESDLKSKLQDCLGELQAKDAALQKLEHISAENMTKDAEISTLREKVLFLEKQLKESKLQLKNANATNESSLEKLREKETLVESMKERIYREEVKTESALLKVAELTGTNVELTEEMNFLKGSVSNTEKKVGILEKQLRDVEIQLQNAKASSEASQEQQNMLYSAIWDMETLIEDLKSKVSKAENKTETAEEQCIMLSENNIELNAEITDLRGRVEYLQSSLDRANNAKLASAKELNTRIKFIMDMAMQLAIERERIQKQFHVLAMEKQLLVEKLRDTKNIASVTGCSNEDGDNKELPFFKYGVLNATSIKTSVEAVTESLDKSSQVDELSQQEPECDTEGASSSLDDAAGIGSELDTAGEARRCLNLKCAFKVIFVLLFLVSVLYFLDQKPLILDEL
- the LOC133709917 gene encoding WPP domain-interacting tail-anchored protein 2 isoform X2, whose amino-acid sequence is MEDQAVCDVNVSSPELEIGYTHQGMSASESGAEELESSMKVLTKVDLDLAYSAEKLANLQALMMRLFSQENDLEAMATANNYILADFHEKVLVFNLMSSILDSEVREMDSFMDTLHAEIVDARHTIFSWSHLGELYTAMEEKLYDSEESLKQCQEQVSEVKMLAAKFRRTAIAFAHDNWKTDIAMDLSEDGQLSNNYAKYNMQMPRQQRHNLRMLEKSLSREIDLEKKLTQSRQNEEQLQLKLHYTEQVAVRMEEAAEGIWGRFLEAENAAEVLQGISKDLLGRLQLLNFNLNGSIHRESDLKSKLQDCLGELQAKDAALQKLEHISAENMTKDAEISTLREKVLFLEKQLKESKLQLKNANATNESSLEKLREKETLVESMKERIYREEVKTESALLKVAELTGTNVELTEEMNFLKGSVSNTEKKVGILEKQLRDVEIQLQNAKASSEASQEQQNMLYSAIWDMETLIEDLKSKVSKAENKTETAEEQCIMLSENNIELNAEITDLRGRVEYLQSSLDRANNAKLASAKELNTRIKFIMDMAMQLAIERERIQKQFHVLAMEKQLLVEKLRDTKNIASVTGCSNEDGDNKELPFFKYGVLNATSIKTSVEAVTESLDKSSQAGG